The Caldicellulosiruptor acetigenus DNA window TTAGAAAGGAGGTGATCCAGCCGCACGTTCCCGTACGGCTACCTTGTTACGACTTCACCCCAATCATCAGCCCCACCTTCAACACAGCTACCCTGTGTCTTCAGGTGTTGCTGACTCTCATGGTGTGACGGGCGGTGTGTACAAGGCCCGGGAACGTATTCACCGCGGCATGCTGATCCGCGATTACTAGCGATTCCGACTTCATGCAGGCGAGTTGCAGCCTGCAATCCGAACTGGGGGTGCTTTTTTGGGATTCGCTCCGGGTCGCCCCTTCGCCGCCCTCTGTAGCACCCATTGTAGCACGTGTGTAGCCCAGGGCATAAGGGGCATGATGATTTGACGTCATCCCCACCTTCCTCCGCCTCATCGGCGGCAGTCCCCTTAGAGTGCCCGCCTTCACGCGCTGGCAACTAAGGGCAGGGGTTGCGCTCGTTGCGGGACTTAACCCAACATCTCACGACACGAGCTGACGACAACCATGCACCACCTGTGTCCGGGCTCCTAACCTTACGGTCAGGCACCCCCACCTTTCGGCAGGGTTCCCGGCATGTCAAGCCCTGGTAAGGTTCTTCGCGTTGCTTCGAATTAAACCACATGCTCCACCGCTTGTGCGGGCCCCCGTCAATTCCTTTGAGTTTCAACCTTGCGGCCGTACTCCCCAGGCGGGATGCTTATTGTGTTAACTACGGCACGGAAGAGTTCTTCTCCCCCACACCTAGCATCCATCGTTTACAGCGTGGACTACCAGGGTATCTAATCCTGTTTGCTCCCCACGCTTTCGTGCCTCAGCGTCAGTTACGGTCCAGACGGCCGCCTTCGCCACTGGTGTTCCTCCCGATATCTACGCATTTCACCGCTACACCGGGAATTCCGCCGTCCTCTCCCGCACTCAAGCCCGGCAGTCTTGAGCGCTCCTTTTGGGTTGAGCCCAAAAATTTCACGCTCAACTTACCAGGCCGCCTACGCACCCTTTACGCCCAGTAATTCCGGACAACGCTCGCCACCTACGTATTACCGCGGCTGCTGGCACGTAGTTAGCCGTGGCTTTTTAAACGGGTACTATCTTCCTCTTCTCCCCGTCCAAAGAGGTTTACACCCCGAAGGGCTTCTTCCCTCACGCGGCGTCGCTGCGTCAGGCTTTCGCCCATTGCGCAAGATTCCCCGCTGCTGCCTCCCGTAGGAGTGTGGGCCGTGTCTCAGTCCCACTGTGGCCGTACACCCTCTCAGGCCGGCTACCCGTCGTCGCCTTGGTAGGCCGTTACCCCACCAACTAGCTGATGGGCCGCGAGCCCATCCCCAGCCGGTATAGCCTCTCCGGCTACCCTTTCACCACAGCACCATGCGATGCCGTGGTCCCATCGGGTATTAGCAGCCCTTTCGAGCTGTTATCCCCGTGCTGAGGGTAGGTTGCTCACGTGTTACTCACCCGTCCGCCGCTAAGATGATAGCTTCCAGCTCATCACCTTCAGCTACCATCTCCGCTCGACTTGCATGCGTTAGGCACGCCGCCAGCGTTCGTCCTGAGCCAGGATCAAACTCTCAAATAAATCTATTCTCAAGTCCGATCCTTTAGCTCAATCTCATTTGCCTTCGGCCGCTGTATTTAAAACAGCCTTAGCCTTTCGGTTAGGCGCTGTTCAATTTCCAAGCTGCCCGCCGCAGCTTTCTATCTGCGACGCTTTTATAATATACCACCTTTTTGCCCAGTGTTCAATATTCATTTTTCATTATTTTAAGCTTTAAACTTGCAAAATCAGAGTTCAAATTATTTTTTCTTTTTTTTTCTCTTGATTTCTCGCTTATTTACCTATATACACTTTGGGGACTTCTCCAATATAGATGTTCTCGGCAATTGGGATGCGCTGGATCAGCGTCACTTTTCTTTTTGTCCTCAAAAACAAAAAGTGACCTTCAAATTTTAAGTTCAAATATATTCTGTGAACTGTTTGATTAATTCCTGCTGAATTAAAGTCAGACTGCCAGTTATATGAAACTGCTGATATGTACATTATATTTCCTCTTAGTAGTGGGCCAAATTGATTAAAGAATATGTTGTTGAAAATATAGCCCATTCTAAATTCTACCTGAAGAGGGGTGAGCACTTTTATTTTTTGATTTATCACAAGAATTAAGTTTGCCACTTCTTTATTCAATGCCACCGTATCAATTTTTATAAGCGAAGATTTTTCCCCTTTCTCAATCTTGACTACATCATCATACTTTATTTTTTGCTGCTGCAAAACCTGTAACACTGCCTGATTTGTGACCTC harbors:
- the yunB gene encoding sporulation protein YunB, whose translation is MRFYNYNRRRCQKALVLLAFLIFALFTLAIFIEIWLENYLIEAFEDKAKQKIIEVTNQAVLQVLQQQKIKYDDVVKIEKGEKSSLIKIDTVALNKEVANLILVINQKIKVLTPLQVEFRMGYIFNNIFFNQFGPLLRGNIMYISAVSYNWQSDFNSAGINQTVHRIYLNLKFEGHFLFLRTKRKVTLIQRIPIAENIYIGEVPKVYIGK